Proteins found in one Methylophilaceae bacterium genomic segment:
- a CDS encoding ZIP family metal transporter, translated as MMIPDFSILTWIVLFSLLGGMLSVTGAALVALNVNKVRVPMLISYAIGAMLGAVFLEILPHAIEEASSPKVMTTTVLFGILLFFALEKLVIWRHCHGDHCEVHAVHTEQNCPDNQPATSSDSTIKFKPATQKKPAITAKYTHIHEHDFGRSGMMIMIGDTFHNFVDGILIASAFMVDVRIGIVTAVAIVAHEIPQEVGDFFILLHSGYSKKQAYLFNLVSSFATMIGGLAAYYALQQMQSLVPFVLGIAAASMLYVAVADLIPSLHRRTELKATISQLLLITLGVSSIALIGYFLH; from the coding sequence ATGATGATTCCTGATTTTTCCATACTAACGTGGATTGTGTTGTTTAGCTTGCTTGGTGGCATGCTGAGTGTGACTGGCGCTGCCTTAGTGGCTTTAAATGTCAATAAAGTGCGTGTGCCTATGTTGATCAGCTATGCAATTGGCGCAATGCTAGGGGCAGTTTTTTTGGAAATTTTACCGCATGCTATAGAAGAAGCTAGCTCTCCTAAAGTCATGACGACAACCGTATTGTTTGGTATTTTATTGTTTTTTGCCTTAGAAAAACTAGTCATTTGGCGCCATTGTCATGGTGACCATTGTGAAGTACACGCAGTGCATACTGAGCAGAATTGCCCTGATAATCAACCTGCGACATCATCTGATTCAACGATTAAGTTTAAGCCAGCAACGCAGAAAAAACCTGCAATTACAGCAAAGTACACCCACATTCATGAGCATGATTTTGGACGTAGCGGCATGATGATTATGATAGGGGATACTTTTCATAATTTTGTTGATGGTATTTTGATTGCTTCTGCGTTTATGGTTGATGTCAGAATTGGTATTGTGACCGCCGTTGCTATTGTGGCACACGAAATTCCACAAGAGGTAGGTGATTTCTTTATTTTATTGCATTCTGGCTATAGTAAAAAACAGGCTTATCTTTTTAATTTGGTTTCTAGTTTTGCTACCATGATAGGCGGGCTTGCCGCTTATTATGCTTTGCAGCAAATGCAAAGTTTAGTGCCATTTGTATTGGGGATTGCGGCTGCGAGCATGTTGTATGTGGCTGTTGCAGATTTAATTCCTAGTTTGCATAGGCGCACAGAGTTAAAAGCAACAATATCGCAATTGCTGCTAATAACGCTAGGCGTTAGTTCTATTGCCTTAATCGGCTATTTTTTACATTGA
- the rimO gene encoding 30S ribosomal protein S12 methylthiotransferase RimO, producing the protein MKTNIPKVGFVSLGCPKAGSDAERILTQLRAEGYAISNSYEDSDLVVVNTCGFIDSAVEESLDAIGEAIKKNGKVIVTGCLGAKKGVVETAHPSVLAVTGPHALEEVMAAVHANSPKPHDPYTDLVPPQGVRLTPQHYAYLKISEGCNHRCSFCIIPSMRGDLVSRPIGDVLNEAENLVNAGVSEILVISQDTSAYGVDMKFRKGFWNGRPIKTHMTELSQALSELGIWVRLHYVYPYPHVDDVIPLMADGLILPYLDVPFQHASPRILKSMKRPASSENNLARIKAWRQLCPDITVRSTFIAGFPGETEDDFKMLLDFLEEAQLDRVGCFAYSAVDGAKANALPDQVPDEIKQERLSRFMAVQERISSAKLQRKVGTKQTVLIDELTTDSDDNIIALGRTKADAPEIDGIVYVQDAEGLQPGDFVDVQILAVEGHDLVGGPPTD; encoded by the coding sequence ATGAAAACGAATATTCCAAAAGTAGGATTTGTTTCCCTTGGCTGCCCTAAGGCTGGATCAGATGCTGAGCGTATCTTGACGCAGTTGCGAGCTGAAGGCTATGCAATTAGTAATAGCTACGAAGATTCAGATTTAGTCGTTGTGAACACCTGTGGTTTTATTGATAGTGCAGTAGAAGAGTCGCTAGATGCGATTGGAGAAGCGATTAAAAAAAATGGCAAGGTCATTGTTACAGGTTGTTTAGGGGCGAAAAAAGGGGTGGTCGAAACTGCACATCCGAGTGTTTTAGCTGTAACAGGGCCCCATGCTTTAGAAGAAGTAATGGCGGCTGTACACGCAAACTCACCAAAACCACATGATCCTTACACTGATTTGGTGCCTCCCCAGGGCGTGCGCTTAACGCCGCAACATTATGCCTATTTAAAAATTTCAGAAGGCTGTAATCATCGCTGCAGCTTTTGTATTATTCCAAGCATGCGCGGTGATTTAGTCAGCCGTCCTATTGGCGATGTGCTCAATGAAGCGGAGAATCTGGTTAATGCAGGTGTTTCTGAGATTTTAGTGATTTCACAAGATACATCAGCCTATGGTGTTGATATGAAGTTTCGTAAAGGTTTTTGGAATGGTCGCCCAATAAAAACGCATATGACAGAACTCAGTCAGGCCTTAAGTGAGCTTGGTATATGGGTTCGTTTACACTATGTATATCCATATCCGCATGTGGATGATGTGATTCCACTAATGGCAGACGGCTTGATTTTACCTTACTTAGATGTGCCTTTTCAGCATGCCAGCCCACGAATTTTAAAAAGCATGAAGCGTCCGGCCAGTAGTGAAAATAATTTAGCGCGTATTAAAGCTTGGCGTCAACTTTGTCCAGATATCACCGTACGGTCTACCTTTATTGCCGGATTCCCCGGTGAAACAGAGGACGATTTTAAGATGCTACTTGATTTCTTAGAAGAAGCGCAATTGGACAGAGTTGGTTGTTTTGCTTATTCAGCTGTCGATGGCGCCAAAGCGAATGCATTACCTGATCAAGTGCCAGATGAAATAAAGCAAGAAAGATTAAGTCGGTTTATGGCTGTGCAAGAGCGCATCAGCAGCGCAAAATTACAGCGTAAAGTTGGTACAAAACAAACTGTATTAATTGATGAGTTAACCACAGACAGCGACGACAACATTATTGCACTTGGGCGAACTAAGGCAGATGCACCTGAAATTGATGGGATTGTTTATGTGCAAGATGCTGAAGGTTTACAGCCTGGTGATTTTGTCGATGTACAGATTTTAGCGGTTGAAGGACATGATTTGGTTGGTGGGCCACCAACAGATTAA
- the gltX gene encoding glutamate--tRNA ligase: protein MTVITRFAPSPTGFLHIGGARTALFSWAYAKKHGGQFILRIEDTDVERSTPEAVQAILDGMAWLGLSHDEGPFYQMQRMDTYKKHLQMLLTAGHAYYCYSTKAELDALREQQMQAGVKPRYDGKWRPEIGKVLPELPPDVKPVIRFKNPKEGVVAWHDMVKGSIEIANAELDDLIIARGDGTPTYNFCVVVDDWEMGITHVIRGDDHVNNTPRQINLLKALGANVPQYAHLSMILGDDGQKLSKRHGAVSVMQYHEDGYLPEAVLNYLARLGWSHGNDEVFDMAQFCHWFDLDHITPSAAQFNTEKLNWLNAHYIKTADLSMLAKDITKRLAKQNVLVQPAPSINTVLALYRERSNNLNQLATDIAYFYKEPQANILDVEKHITDDIKPVLQVLYQRLANVDWTAELIQEAINMVVKENELKFPRVAMPLRVMVAGIAQSPSIDQVMAILGKQEVLKRMKSYL from the coding sequence ATGACAGTAATAACTCGATTTGCACCTAGCCCAACTGGATTTCTACATATAGGCGGTGCTCGCACGGCGCTTTTTTCTTGGGCCTATGCCAAAAAGCATGGCGGTCAGTTTATATTGCGAATTGAAGATACGGACGTTGAGCGCAGTACGCCTGAAGCGGTGCAAGCTATTTTAGATGGCATGGCGTGGTTAGGGCTGTCGCATGATGAAGGGCCTTTTTATCAAATGCAGCGAATGGACACGTATAAAAAGCATTTGCAAATGTTACTAACAGCTGGTCATGCCTATTACTGCTATAGCACCAAAGCAGAGTTGGATGCTTTACGTGAGCAACAAATGCAAGCTGGTGTTAAGCCAAGATATGATGGTAAGTGGCGACCAGAAATAGGTAAAGTATTGCCTGAATTGCCGCCTGATGTGAAGCCTGTTATTCGTTTTAAAAATCCAAAAGAAGGCGTGGTTGCTTGGCATGATATGGTTAAAGGCAGCATAGAAATTGCCAATGCTGAACTGGATGATCTCATCATTGCGCGCGGTGATGGTACACCCACTTATAATTTTTGCGTTGTGGTTGATGATTGGGAGATGGGAATTACCCATGTGATTCGTGGTGATGATCATGTCAATAACACACCGCGTCAGATTAATCTCTTAAAAGCGCTGGGGGCTAACGTTCCACAATATGCCCATTTATCGATGATTTTGGGCGATGATGGACAAAAGTTATCTAAGCGCCATGGTGCTGTGAGTGTGATGCAATATCATGAAGATGGCTATTTGCCAGAGGCCGTGCTAAATTATTTGGCTCGCTTGGGCTGGAGTCACGGCAACGATGAAGTATTTGATATGGCGCAATTTTGCCATTGGTTTGATTTAGACCACATTACACCTTCGGCAGCACAATTTAATACCGAAAAGCTGAATTGGTTGAATGCACATTATATTAAAACAGCAGATTTATCAATGCTAGCAAAAGACATTACCAAAAGATTAGCTAAGCAGAACGTATTGGTTCAACCTGCCCCGTCCATTAATACTGTGTTAGCACTGTATCGTGAGCGTTCAAATAATTTGAACCAATTGGCAACAGACATTGCCTATTTTTATAAAGAACCACAAGCCAACATTCTTGATGTTGAAAAGCACATCACTGATGATATTAAGCCAGTGTTGCAAGTGTTGTATCAAAGATTAGCTAATGTTGATTGGACAGCAGAGCTGATTCAAGAGGCGATTAATATGGTTGTTAAAGAAAATGAACTCAAATTTCCTAGGGTAGCAATGCCATTACGCGTAATGGTAGCCGGTATTGCGCAGTCACCAAGCATTGATCAAGTGATGGCAATTTTAGGCAAGCAAGAGGTTTTAAAAAGAATGAAATCTTATTTGTAA
- the hfq gene encoding RNA chaperone Hfq has product MTHKGQMLQDPFLNALRKEHVQVSIYLVNGIKLQGQVDSFDQYVILLKNTVIQMVYKHAISTIVPARAVAINIPDSEEA; this is encoded by the coding sequence ATGACACATAAAGGCCAAATGCTACAAGACCCATTTTTAAATGCACTGAGAAAAGAGCATGTGCAAGTTTCTATCTATCTAGTCAATGGTATTAAGCTACAAGGGCAAGTAGATTCGTTTGATCAATACGTTATTTTGTTAAAAAATACAGTCATACAAATGGTCTATAAACATGCAATTTCTACCATAGTACCTGCGCGTGCTGTGGCAATTAATATCCCAGATTCGGAAGAAGCATAA
- the hflX gene encoding GTPase HflX → MLERPKSTDAVILVSIDFNEPDYEESLYELRQLVTTAGLSVTGTVEGKRNVPDAKLFIGSGKADDLKAMLEASETKLVAFNHDLSPSQQRNLERLLDARVVDRTGLILDIFAQRAQSHEGKLQVELAQLEHLSTRLVKGWTHLERQKGGIGVRGGPGETQLELDRRQLRVRIKQLREKLSKLKSQRGMQRRARKRSNLMAVSLVGYTNAGKSTLFNRLTRADIYAADQLFATLDTTSRKMHLPELEGYGSVPVVLSDTVGFIKHLPTTLIEAFGATLEEAAQADLLFHVVDMASSNREAQVAQVNKVLQDIDADKVQQVLILNQIDRLDCEPGFDRDEYGRINRIRVSAKTGDGLDYIRLALQEHHAHLKKLSTEKTAYA, encoded by the coding sequence ATGCTTGAACGGCCGAAAAGTACAGATGCGGTCATTCTGGTTAGTATCGATTTTAATGAGCCCGATTACGAAGAAAGCTTATACGAGTTAAGACAGCTAGTGACCACAGCGGGTCTGAGCGTCACTGGAACTGTTGAAGGTAAGCGAAACGTGCCAGATGCCAAACTTTTTATTGGCTCTGGTAAAGCTGACGATCTTAAGGCGATGCTTGAAGCCAGTGAAACTAAGCTTGTTGCTTTCAACCATGATTTAAGCCCATCGCAACAACGCAACTTAGAGCGTCTCTTAGATGCACGTGTCGTTGATAGAACTGGCCTCATTCTGGATATTTTCGCGCAGCGTGCGCAAAGTCACGAAGGTAAGTTACAGGTTGAATTGGCACAGTTAGAACATCTTTCTACTAGGCTAGTAAAGGGCTGGACCCATTTAGAACGGCAAAAAGGTGGTATTGGTGTACGTGGCGGACCAGGTGAAACGCAATTAGAGCTTGATAGAAGGCAATTGCGCGTGCGCATCAAACAATTGCGTGAAAAACTGTCCAAACTCAAGTCTCAGCGTGGTATGCAGCGTCGCGCGCGCAAACGTTCTAATTTAATGGCCGTTTCTTTAGTTGGTTATACCAATGCTGGAAAATCTACTTTATTTAATCGTTTAACTCGCGCCGATATTTATGCGGCTGATCAGCTGTTCGCTACCTTGGATACTACATCGAGAAAAATGCATTTGCCGGAACTTGAAGGCTATGGATCTGTCCCAGTTGTGCTGTCTGACACCGTTGGTTTTATTAAGCATCTGCCAACTACTTTAATTGAGGCGTTTGGCGCTACATTGGAAGAGGCGGCGCAAGCTGATTTGCTCTTTCATGTGGTTGATATGGCAAGCAGTAATCGAGAGGCCCAGGTTGCACAGGTTAATAAAGTATTACAGGATATTGACGCGGACAAAGTGCAGCAAGTGTTGATACTTAATCAGATTGATCGATTGGACTGTGAGCCAGGATTCGATCGTGATGAGTATGGTAGAATAAATCGTATACGCGTTTCCGCAAAAACGGGTGATGGTCTGGATTATATTCGATTGGCACTGCAAGAACATCACGCGCATTTGAAAAAGTTAAGCACAGAAAAAACGGCTTATGCCTAA
- the hflK gene encoding FtsH protease activity modulator HflK gives MKLPAWAQRNNEGPPDLDEVFRDLNQKINNLFGKGGGKGNTPPKNSEPINLPIFPIIILILVIWLATGFYIVDQGSLGVKQRFGQYIESTEPGPRWHLPYPIETVTVVNMEQVRRLEVGYRSGANGNKTKVAAEALMLTEDENIIDLQFAVQYNLKNAKDYLFNNRSTDGSVMSVAETAIREVVGKNKLDDLLQKGLQDTSQQMQSLLDFYKTGVNITSVSLQAALPPEPVQEAFEDVNRANQDYQRQINEGEAYANAVVPKARGNAARLIAEADGYKLKVESEAKGNANRFERIYAEYVKAPEVTRQRLFIEAQEQILSNVSKVIVDQKKGGSLLYLPLDKLMQASEAQPANRSTSQSSASAASERSAEAIIAERALERSREREGN, from the coding sequence ATGAAACTTCCCGCTTGGGCACAACGCAATAACGAAGGACCACCGGACTTAGATGAAGTCTTTCGCGACTTAAACCAAAAGATTAATAATCTATTTGGTAAAGGTGGTGGAAAAGGCAATACCCCACCTAAAAATAGTGAACCCATTAACTTACCGATTTTCCCAATTATCATTTTAATATTGGTCATTTGGCTGGCAACAGGTTTCTACATAGTTGACCAAGGTTCTTTAGGCGTAAAGCAGCGATTTGGTCAATACATTGAATCAACAGAACCAGGCCCAAGATGGCATTTGCCATATCCGATTGAAACAGTAACGGTTGTCAATATGGAACAAGTGCGTCGTTTAGAAGTGGGGTATAGAAGTGGTGCTAATGGCAATAAGACTAAGGTCGCAGCAGAAGCATTAATGCTTACAGAAGATGAGAATATAATCGATTTACAATTTGCAGTGCAATATAACCTTAAAAATGCAAAAGATTATTTATTTAATAACCGATCGACAGACGGTTCAGTGATGTCTGTTGCAGAAACTGCTATTCGAGAAGTGGTGGGTAAAAATAAACTAGATGATCTTCTGCAAAAAGGCTTGCAAGACACCTCACAGCAAATGCAAAGCTTGTTAGATTTCTATAAAACAGGGGTCAATATTACCAGCGTTTCTTTGCAAGCTGCATTGCCACCAGAGCCAGTGCAAGAAGCTTTTGAAGATGTTAACCGAGCTAACCAAGATTATCAGCGTCAAATTAATGAAGGTGAAGCCTATGCGAATGCAGTTGTACCAAAAGCGCGTGGTAATGCAGCACGTTTGATTGCCGAAGCGGATGGATACAAATTAAAAGTTGAAAGCGAAGCAAAGGGTAATGCGAACCGTTTTGAAAGAATTTATGCTGAATATGTAAAGGCGCCAGAAGTAACACGCCAGCGTTTATTCATTGAAGCGCAAGAGCAAATTTTATCTAACGTTAGCAAAGTCATTGTTGATCAGAAAAAAGGCGGCAGTTTGCTTTATTTACCGCTAGATAAATTAATGCAAGCTAGTGAAGCGCAGCCGGCCAATAGAAGCACATCGCAGTCTTCAGCCAGTGCGGCGAGTGAAAGAAGTGCAGAAGCGATAATTGCCGAGCGTGCATTAGAGCGTAGTCGTGAAAGAGAAGGTAATTAA
- the hflC gene encoding protease modulator HflC, which translates to MKNFGVVILGGFILVVLLSMTAFTVDQREHALVFRLGEIVKVKKEPGLYFKLPFVESVKYFDNRILTLDGEEAAKYITSENKYMLVDSFVKWRIVDPAKYYVSIKEGGEAAAEDRLAKVINAGLRAEFGVRTVRDVIAGERTAIMDNLREKADKEASQIGIKIVDVRLKRVDYSEEISKSVFDRMTSERKRIANQLRSEGAAASEKIRADADKQREVIIAEAFRDAQNTKGEGDAIATEIYAKAYGKSPEFYAFYRSTEAYKNSFKNKTDMMVLDPSSDFFKYLRAADGKK; encoded by the coding sequence ATGAAAAATTTTGGCGTAGTGATTCTAGGTGGTTTTATTTTAGTTGTTTTGCTGAGCATGACTGCCTTTACTGTTGACCAGCGTGAGCATGCTTTGGTGTTTCGCTTGGGAGAAATTGTTAAAGTCAAAAAAGAACCTGGACTTTATTTTAAATTGCCTTTTGTAGAGAGCGTTAAATACTTTGATAATCGTATTTTGACACTCGATGGAGAAGAGGCGGCCAAGTATATCACCAGTGAAAATAAATATATGTTGGTTGATTCCTTCGTTAAATGGCGTATTGTTGATCCAGCTAAATATTATGTCTCTATTAAAGAGGGTGGTGAAGCGGCGGCAGAGGATAGGCTTGCTAAGGTGATCAATGCCGGCTTGCGAGCCGAGTTTGGTGTGCGTACGGTACGTGATGTTATTGCTGGTGAACGTACAGCTATCATGGATAATTTGCGTGAAAAGGCAGATAAAGAAGCCAGTCAAATTGGTATTAAAATCGTTGATGTACGATTAAAACGTGTAGATTATTCAGAAGAAATCAGCAAATCAGTGTTTGATCGTATGACGTCTGAACGTAAAAGAATTGCTAATCAACTTCGTTCAGAGGGTGCTGCAGCGTCTGAAAAAATTCGCGCTGATGCAGACAAGCAAAGAGAAGTGATTATTGCAGAAGCATTCCGTGACGCACAAAACACAAAGGGTGAGGGCGATGCGATTGCAACTGAAATCTATGCTAAAGCCTATGGTAAAAGTCCAGAGTTTTATGCGTTCTATCGTAGTACTGAGGCGTATAAAAATAGCTTTAAGAATAAAACAGATATGATGGTGTTAGATCCAAGCTCTGATTTCTTTAAATATTTGCGCGCAGCAGATGGTAAAAAATAG
- a CDS encoding DUF2065 domain-containing protein, producing the protein MNATLIAALGLMLVIEGLLPLIAPQAWRETFKRMIALKDGQLRFVGVISIAAGLLLLFLNKA; encoded by the coding sequence ATGAACGCTACATTAATTGCCGCGCTTGGTTTAATGCTCGTGATTGAAGGCTTGTTGCCTTTGATTGCACCGCAGGCTTGGCGCGAAACATTTAAGCGCATGATTGCATTAAAAGATGGACAACTACGCTTTGTGGGAGTGATTTCAATCGCTGCAGGCTTATTGCTACTCTTTTTAAATAAGGCTTAA
- a CDS encoding ATP phosphoribosyltransferase regulatory subunit, producing the protein MRNWLLPEFIEDIMPVEAFRIESLRRQLLDLFHVHGYQYVIPPTLEYVESLITGTGSNLDTATFKVVDQLTGRMMGIRADTTPQAARIDAHMLNHQGVSRLCYAGTVLRTKPSGLARTREPLQVGAELFGHAGVESDVEIQRLMIQALQSIGITQLHVDFSHVGVFESLIEAGNINQSLENELHAALLSKDKTCVARLADGLDASIKQALIDLTDLNGDATVLAKAKHMLPALPNISTALDDLLAVAEQLKDLDLVIGFDLSELRGYHYHSGLVFAAYAQNYAGPLALGGRYDEVGIAFGRARPATGFSLDLRGVVTALQANELKKGILAPVGDDPLLKAKIEDLRNKGHIVVQALPNGHTSYAELNCDRELKHNNGEWQVLPLAD; encoded by the coding sequence ATGCGAAATTGGTTACTTCCAGAATTTATTGAAGACATTATGCCTGTAGAGGCTTTCCGTATAGAGTCTTTGCGTCGTCAGTTGCTAGATTTATTTCATGTACATGGTTATCAATATGTTATTCCACCAACTTTAGAATATGTGGAATCTTTAATAACGGGCACAGGAAGTAATTTAGATACCGCCACCTTTAAAGTGGTTGATCAGCTAACAGGACGAATGATGGGTATTCGTGCCGATACGACACCACAAGCAGCGCGTATAGATGCGCATATGCTTAACCATCAAGGTGTTTCTCGGCTTTGTTATGCTGGTACCGTATTGCGAACAAAGCCTAGTGGACTCGCCCGTACGCGCGAGCCTTTGCAAGTTGGCGCAGAGCTCTTTGGTCATGCTGGTGTAGAAAGTGATGTTGAAATTCAGCGTCTGATGATTCAAGCGCTCCAATCGATAGGAATTACCCAGTTACATGTTGACTTTAGTCATGTTGGTGTTTTTGAAAGTTTGATTGAGGCTGGTAATATCAATCAATCTTTAGAAAACGAATTGCATGCGGCCCTCCTTAGTAAAGATAAAACATGCGTCGCTCGCTTAGCAGATGGCTTAGATGCATCAATCAAGCAAGCATTAATAGACTTAACAGATTTAAATGGTGATGCAACTGTGTTGGCGAAAGCTAAACATATGTTGCCAGCATTACCAAATATCTCAACCGCGCTTGACGATTTGTTAGCGGTTGCTGAGCAATTAAAAGATTTGGATTTAGTGATTGGGTTTGATTTGAGCGAGCTCCGTGGCTATCACTATCATAGTGGCCTAGTGTTTGCAGCATATGCACAGAACTATGCGGGACCATTAGCGCTGGGAGGTCGTTACGATGAAGTGGGTATTGCTTTTGGTCGGGCCAGACCTGCTACTGGCTTTAGTTTGGATTTGCGCGGCGTTGTGACTGCCTTGCAAGCCAACGAGTTAAAAAAAGGTATATTGGCACCAGTTGGTGATGACCCATTGCTAAAAGCCAAAATCGAGGATTTACGTAACAAGGGTCATATTGTGGTTCAAGCATTACCAAATGGACATACTAGTTACGCAGAACTAAACTGTGATAGAGAATTGAAACACAATAATGGTGAGTGGCAAGTGTTGCCATTGGCTGACTAA
- a CDS encoding adenylosuccinate synthase yields the protein MVNNTVKNAGKNVVVVGTQWGDEGKGKIVDWLTDQAQGVVRFQGGHNAGHTLVVGQGTEQRVYKLNLVPSGIVRAGVNCYIGNGVVLDVGHLLKEIETLEKDGLEVKSRLKVSPGCPLILSCHVAIDVAREAKRSADKKIGTTGKGIGPTYEDKVARRALRVYDLFYPDRFAEKLKEVMDYHNFVLTNYLDAAPVDFDEQLALSMQHAKALKPMVADISAELYGAYERGDRLLFEGAQGTLLDIDHGTYPYVTSSNCIAGQASGGTGVGANMLHYVLGITKAYTTRVGGGPFPSELDIDTEGAPGTQMSVVGQEIGTVTKRKRRCGWFDAAALRRSAMINGLTGLCITKLDVMDGIEEINICTGYVLNGEKIDLLPVGADDVEGCVPVYETISGWTESTFGVKTWDGLPKNAQHYLKRLEAVCGVPIAIVSTGPERDETIVIEHPFS from the coding sequence ATGGTAAATAATACAGTTAAAAATGCAGGGAAAAACGTCGTTGTTGTTGGTACGCAATGGGGCGATGAAGGTAAGGGTAAAATTGTTGACTGGCTAACCGACCAAGCGCAAGGTGTGGTTCGTTTCCAAGGTGGACATAACGCTGGACACACACTGGTTGTTGGACAGGGTACAGAGCAACGTGTATATAAGTTGAATCTTGTTCCTTCAGGTATCGTTCGTGCAGGCGTGAATTGCTATATTGGTAATGGTGTCGTTTTAGATGTAGGGCACTTACTTAAAGAAATAGAGACATTAGAAAAAGATGGCTTAGAAGTCAAAAGTCGTTTAAAAGTCAGCCCTGGTTGCCCTTTAATTTTAAGTTGCCATGTTGCTATTGATGTAGCGCGTGAAGCTAAACGTAGTGCCGATAAGAAAATTGGTACCACAGGCAAAGGTATTGGCCCTACCTACGAGGATAAAGTTGCGCGCCGTGCGTTGCGCGTATACGATTTGTTTTATCCTGACCGATTCGCTGAAAAATTAAAAGAAGTGATGGATTATCATAATTTTGTATTGACCAACTACCTTGATGCAGCCCCGGTCGATTTTGATGAGCAGTTGGCATTAAGTATGCAACATGCAAAAGCATTGAAGCCAATGGTTGCTGATATCTCAGCTGAACTATATGGCGCTTATGAAAGAGGCGACCGTTTATTATTTGAAGGTGCTCAAGGGACATTACTCGATATTGATCATGGTACTTATCCTTATGTTACTTCTAGCAATTGTATTGCTGGTCAAGCTTCTGGCGGTACAGGTGTTGGTGCGAACATGTTACATTATGTGCTGGGCATTACTAAAGCCTACACTACGCGCGTTGGTGGCGGCCCATTTCCAAGTGAATTGGATATTGATACAGAAGGTGCGCCAGGCACACAAATGTCTGTTGTCGGGCAAGAGATTGGTACTGTGACTAAGCGTAAACGTCGTTGCGGTTGGTTTGATGCAGCCGCCTTGCGTCGTTCAGCCATGATTAATGGATTAACAGGCTTATGTATTACCAAACTCGACGTAATGGATGGCATCGAAGAAATTAATATTTGTACGGGCTATGTGCTTAATGGTGAAAAAATTGACTTATTGCCTGTTGGTGCGGATGATGTCGAAGGTTGTGTACCTGTATACGAAACGATATCCGGTTGGACGGAAAGTACTTTTGGTGTTAAGACATGGGATGGCTTACCTAAAAATGCTCAACATTACTTGAAGCGTTTAGAAGCAGTTTGTGGTGTGCCGATTGCAATTGTTTCGACAGGACCTGAGCGTGATGAAACGATTGTAATCGAACATCCATTTAGCTAG
- a CDS encoding flavoprotein, whose translation MKEKNKRLAWAITGSGHYLREVLQQLSSLEEVDVFLSRAAAEIIKQYGFQSQLEAMGHRIFQDKTASSVPVEFFYEGLYHTLVIAPVTSNTIAKMAYGLSDSLVSNLYAQAGKTRVPSIVFACDTGPELESEAPKDNMVMVYPRQIDLDNVKKLAQFEATEIVASIAELKIALKRQLANH comes from the coding sequence TTGAAAGAAAAAAACAAACGATTAGCGTGGGCAATTACCGGTTCTGGCCACTATTTACGTGAAGTTTTGCAGCAACTATCCTCTCTTGAAGAAGTTGATGTCTTTCTCAGTCGAGCAGCAGCCGAAATTATTAAACAATATGGATTTCAGTCACAATTAGAAGCAATGGGACACCGTATTTTCCAAGATAAAACAGCGAGTAGTGTGCCAGTAGAGTTTTTTTATGAGGGTTTGTATCATACTTTAGTGATTGCACCAGTTACCTCCAATACCATTGCCAAGATGGCGTATGGTCTTTCTGATAGCTTGGTGAGTAATTTATATGCGCAAGCAGGGAAAACAAGAGTGCCAAGCATTGTATTCGCTTGCGATACAGGACCAGAGCTAGAGTCTGAAGCACCTAAAGATAATATGGTGATGGTGTATCCGCGCCAAATCGATTTGGATAATGTCAAGAAGTTAGCGCAATTTGAGGCGACGGAAATTGTGGCTAGTATTGCTGAGTTAAAAATCGCACTCAAACGACAATTGGCTAATCATTAA